CTGCTCTTTCAGTCTATTTGCGTGGAAATGTCCCGCACAAGGTTGTTCAATCTTTTGCTGAAACTGGACAATTCGACAAGATCGTAATGTATGCCAAGCGTGTCGGATTCCAACCAGACTATTTGTTCCAACTTCGTCAAATTCTCCGTAATTCGAATCCTGATCATGGAGCAAAATTCGCTCAACTTCTTGTCTCTGAGAGCGAAAACGGAGAACCACTTGCTGATCTTTCACAGGTAACGAATGAGAATAAGGATTTGGCTAATTTAAACCTTTTCAGATCATTGACTGTTTCATGGAGGTTCAAGCTGTTCAACCATGCACTTCATTCCTTCTCGAAGTTTTGAAGGGTGATAAGCCGGAGGAAGGACATCTGCAAACGAGACTTCTTGAAATGAATCTGCTCGCTGCCCCAGCTGTTGCCGATGCTATTCTAGCCAACAAGATGTTCTCTCACTACGATCGTGCCGCTATCGGACAACTCTGCGAAAAGGCTGGACTTCTTCAAAGAGCTCTCGAACACTTCACTGACCTCTACGACATTAAGCGAACTGTTGTTCACACCCATCTTCTCAAGCCTGATGTGAGTTTCTAATtagatttctaaaataaatgctaatttattttcagtggcTCGTTGGATATTTCGGAAGCCTTTCTGTTGAAGATTCGGTCGAATGCTTGAAAGCCATGCTCACTCAGAATATCCGACAGAACCTCCAAGTCGTTGTGCAGATTGCATCCAAGTATCATGAACAGCTCGGAGCTGACAAGCTGATTGAGATGTTCGAAAATCACAAGTCATACGAAGGTCTTTTCTACTTCCTTGGTTCGATTGTCAACTTCAGCCAGGACCCAGAAGTTCACTTCAAGTACATTCAAGCTGCCACGCGCACAGGGCAAATTAAAGAGGTTGAGCGTATCTGTAGAGAGTCGCAATGTTATGATGCCGAACGTGTCAAGAATTTCCTTAAGGAAGCCAAGCTCAACGATCAACTTCCTTTGATCATTGTCTGCGATCGTCATAACATGGTTCATGATCTTGTTCTTTACCTGTACAGAAACCAGCTCCAGAAGTACATTGAAGTCTTTGTTCAAAAGGTTAATGCCGCCCGTCTTCCGATCGTTGTTGGTGCTCTTCTAGATGTTGATTGTAGTGAAGATGCTATCAAACAATTGATCATTAACACTCGTGGAAAGTTTGACATTGATGAGCTTGTCGAGGAAGTTGAGAAACGCAATCGTTTGAAGCTTTTGAATCACTGGCTTGAATCGAAAATCCAGGAGGGAGCGACTGATGCTGCTACCCACAATGCGATGGCCAAGATTTACATAGATTCTAACAACAATCCCGAACGATTCTTGAAGGAAAATCCCTACTACGATAGCAAAGTTGTTGGAAAGTACTGCGAAAAGCGTGATCCTCACTACGCCTTCTTGTCATACGAACGCGGACAGTGCGACGCTGAATTGATCAACGTGTGCAACGAGAATTCACTATTCAAGAATCTTGCAAGATATTTGGTGAAGAGAAGAGACTTCACTCTGTGGGAGCAAGTTCTCAACGAAGAGAATGTTCATCGTAGACAGCTGATAGATCAAGTGGTTCAAACTGCTCTTTCCGAAACTCAAGATCCCGAAGACATCTCTGTGACTGTTAAGGCATTCATggctgccgatttgccgaacgaacttattgaacttttggaaaagATTGTTCTCGATAACTCTGCATTCTCGGAGCACCGTAATCTTCAAAATCTGCTCATTTTGACTGCAATGAGAGTAAgttaattattttagaaaacataTTCGATCAATCCACTTTCAGGCCGATAGAACTCGTGTGATGGAGTACATTCAAAAGCTTGACAACTATGATGCTCCAGATATTGCTAACATTGCTATAACTTCTGAACTCTACGAAGAAGCGTTTgccattttcaagaaattcgaTGTGAACTCAAGTGCCATCAATGTTCTTATCGAGAACGTGAACAATTTGGATCGTGCTTACGAATTTGCTGAAAAGTGCAACCAGTCAGATGTCTGGGCATCTTTAGCCAAGGCACAGCTCCAACAAAATTTGGTGAAGGAGGCTGTCGATTCGTTTATCAAGGCCGATGATCCAGGAGCGTACATGGAGGTTGTGAACAAATGTTCTCAAACGGAGCACTGGGAAGATCTTGTTCGTTACCTTCAAATGGCTCGCAAGAAGAGTCGTGAGTCATACATCGAAACGGAACTCGTTTTTGCTCTGGCCAAGACTGGTCGTCTCACTGAACTTGAAGAGTTTATCGCTGGACCAAATCACGCTCAAATCGGACAAATTGGAGATCGTTGCTTTGACAATGGAATGTTCGATTCCGCTAAGATCCTTTTCAACAATGTTTCCAACTTCGCCAAACTTTCCGTTACTCTTGTTCGTCTTGGAGAATATCAAGGAGCTGTCGATGCTGCACGCAAAGCCAACAGCACGAAGACATGGAAACAAGTGTGCTTCTCTTGTGTCGAGAATGGAGAGTTCCGGCTTGCCCAGATGTGTGGACTTCACATCGTTGTCCACGCTGATGAGCTTGAGGAATTGATCAACTTCTACCAAGATCGTGGACATTTCGAAGAGCTCATTGCTCTTCTCGAAGCTGCATTGGGTCTTGAACGGGCTCACATGGGAATGTTCACCGAACTCGCGATTTTGTACTCGAAGTATAAGCCAGAGAAGATGCGTGAGCATTTGGAATTGTTCTGGAGCCGTGTTAATATTCCAAAAGTTCTTCGTGCTGCCGAGCAGGCTCATCTTTGGTCCGAGTTGGTGTTCTTGTACGATAAATACGAAGAATATGATAACGCCGCACTGACAATGATGCAGCATCCAACTGAATCTTGGAGAGAGCAACATTTCAAGGAAGTCATCGCTAAAGTCGCTAATGTTGAGCTATACTACAAAGCAATGCAGTTCTACCTGGATTATAAGCCACTTCTCCTGAATGACCTTCTTACTGTGCTATCGCCTCGGTTGGATCATTCGCGCACAGTTTTGTTCTTCAATAAGCGTAAGTTTAAATTTCGtttagtttttaaacttttaataacaataattttcagtgaagcAAATCCCACTGGTCAAGCCTTACTTGAGACAAGTTCAAAACTTGAACAACAAGGCTATCAACGAGGCTTTGAATCAGTTGCTCATTGATGAGGAGGATCACGCCGGGCTTCGTTCTTCTATTGAGGCTCAAGACAACTTTGACAATATCACTTTGGCCCAACAACTTGAGAAGCACCCACTTGTGGAATTCAGAAGAATTTCCGCATACTTGTTCAAGGGAAACAACAGATGGAAGCAATCGATCGAGCTTTGCAAAAAAGACAAGCTGTACAAGGATGCCATGGAATACGCTGCAGAATCGAGAAACGGAGAACTCGCCGAAGAGCTCTTGTCATTCTTCCTGGATGAGAAACTTTATGATTGTTTTGCCGCCTCCCTTTACCATTGTTATGATCTCCTTCACCCCGATGTCATCATGGAGCTCGCTTGGAAGCATAAGATTATGGATTACGCCATGCCTTACATGATCCAAGTTATGAGAGATTATCAGACGAGACTTGAGAAGTTGGAGCGTTCTGAGCATGAGAGGAAAGAGGAGAAGGCTGAGCAGCAACAAAACAATGGAATGACCAGTGagttttaacaaatatttagaatttaaatttatttgatattttcagtggAACCACAACTTATGCTTACCTATGGTGCCCCTGCCCCACAAATGACTTATCCAGGAACAACTGGTGGCTATGGCGGACAGCCTGCTTACGGTCAACCTGGACAACCAGGATATAATGCCCCTGGATTTATGTAATTCGATAGTTTTATCCCCATTTTCTTACCCCCACCCCCTCACTTTCTCCCCGCATCAATAATTATATTGTAATTTATTGCTTGATGTCTatacactttttttgtttaaattatgaTATTCTATTTCTATTTATTCCGTCCCCTATGAAATTGTGATGGTTGTATTCTAATCCGTGAACTTATCCTTAAGGTTGTTGGTCCGATGTGTCGTCTCTCTCAGTTCTGcccgttttcaaaaaaaagttgatcaCAACTCTTTTAAACCACCAGAACCATCATGAATAAATTAATTCGTTGTTACCAATCGCGTTCGAGTTTCGGATGAAATACTGGTTCAGTCCATCATCATAACATTTTAGTTTTAcgattttaactttttgtattattcactagctgaattttttaaattgagatCTAGAATAAGCCATTTTCAGGCCGTATAATGTCTACTAAGCCCGCCGCCGCGAAGACGAAGCCATCGTGTAGTGAAGGTGGTGATCTACGTGTTGAGACTGAAAATGGTTCgtagattaaaaaattccaccGCGAAGTTTtgtataaatttaattattttgaaggTGAAACATTCATCACAGCAACACAAAGAGCCGACGGAACTTGGAGAAAAGCGAGACGAGTGAAAGGAGGGTCAGTAATCTGGCGATACTGGGAATATAATACCgcttgtcgatttacgaagaATTTTGTACTAGACGTGacagaaatttcgatttttcggctgtttttgctgatttttaggcgaaattttgaaagaaatatcGTAGTTTTTCCGgggaatttcataattttctcacaaaaagtTGTATATTTTACCGTTGTGTTGTTCGTTAAATTATTcctaatttaattattttgaattaaaaagatTGTACAATTGAAGCCAAATCTGTAAAACAATGCGAAATTGCCACTTGTCCACGTGTAGTACAAGAtttctcgtaaatcgacatgcaTAAATCCGCGTCGCAACTTTCAAGATCTTTTCTCCGCTTTTTTAGTTGTATTTCATAGAAATCTTAACaaagatcaaaaaaaattaattttcggggaaaaaaggacactgtaaaaaaattaatttttctcgcggcgagacccaaaatctgtgcgcctttaagtacGCCTTTCAAGTacataaaaatacaaatttcagatatatTCCTCAAGATGAACaaccaaaatatcaaaataaaatgcagCTGGAAGCGACAAACGGCCGAAGTTCTGTTCCAGCAGGAGTGAATCCACGTGCAATGGCTTCTGGTTCATCCCGTAAGCCTGTCAGTGGTGAGTcttaaatataataaattatACATATTTGTATaatattttctccattttttcagccatcaaAGCTAACGTATGCATCACACCACAGGATCATTTCcaaaagaaaatcgatttgaCGAAAAAGAAGATTGAGGATATTGAAGGAATGGAATCGAGAATCGCTAGCGGGGAGCTTGTTCCTCAACCGAATCAAGTGAAGAAGATCGCACGAAAGCAGGAGTATTtggatgaaattgaaaagttgacgCTAGAAATGAAGAAGTTGTGAAGGAGATTGCAACGATTAAATATAGATTCTACCTCTCTGTTTCATTTCATGTGCGATAGTTTCagataattatttattttatattttgtattttatgaACGGGTTCGATACTTGTCTTTTTTCGGTTGGAATGTACAAAAATACACAGAATACACGAATTG
The nucleotide sequence above comes from Caenorhabditis elegans chromosome III. Encoded proteins:
- the T20G5.9 gene encoding Partner of Y14 and mago (Confirmed by transcript evidence) gives rise to the protein MSTKPAAAKTKPSCSEGGDLRVETENGETFITATQRADGTWRKARRVKGGYIPQDEQPKYQNKMQLEATNGRSSVPAGVNPRAMASGSSRKPVSAIKANVCITPQDHFQKKIDLTKKKIEDIEGMESRIASGELVPQPNQVKKIARKQEYLDEIEKLTLEMKKL
- the chc-1 gene encoding putative clathrin heavy chain 1 (Confirmed by transcript evidence); the protein is MALPIKFHEHLQLPNAGIRVPNITFSNVTMESDKNIVVREMIGDQQQVVIIDLADTANPTRRPISADSVIMHPTAKILALKSGKTLQIFNIELKAKVKAHQNVEDVVYWKWISEKTIALVSDTAVYHWSIEGDAAPVKMFDRHQSLAGTQIINYRADAENKWLVLIGISAKDSRVVGSMQLYSTERKVSQPIEGHAACFVRFKVDGNQNPSNLFCFSVKTDNGGKLHVIEVGTPAAGNTPFQKKNVDVPYTADTAGDFPVSMQVSAKQGIIYLVTKQGYVHLYDVESGTRIYSNRISTDTVFVTCEYTATGGIMGINRKGQVLSVSIDEANLVPFVTNQLQNPDLALKLAVRCDLPGAEELFVRKFNLLFSNGQFGESAKVAASAPQGILRTPATIQKFQQCPSTGPGPSPLLQYFGILLDQGKLNKYETLELCRPVLAQGRKELITKWLNDQKLECCEELGDLIKPHDVNTALSVYLRGNVPHKVVQSFAETGQFDKIVMYAKRVGFQPDYLFQLRQILRNSNPDHGAKFAQLLVSESENGEPLADLSQIIDCFMEVQAVQPCTSFLLEVLKGDKPEEGHLQTRLLEMNLLAAPAVADAILANKMFSHYDRAAIGQLCEKAGLLQRALEHFTDLYDIKRTVVHTHLLKPDWLVGYFGSLSVEDSVECLKAMLTQNIRQNLQVVVQIASKYHEQLGADKLIEMFENHKSYEGLFYFLGSIVNFSQDPEVHFKYIQAATRTGQIKEVERICRESQCYDAERVKNFLKEAKLNDQLPLIIVCDRHNMVHDLVLYLYRNQLQKYIEVFVQKVNAARLPIVVGALLDVDCSEDAIKQLIINTRGKFDIDELVEEVEKRNRLKLLNHWLESKIQEGATDAATHNAMAKIYIDSNNNPERFLKENPYYDSKVVGKYCEKRDPHYAFLSYERGQCDAELINVCNENSLFKNLARYLVKRRDFTLWEQVLNEENVHRRQLIDQVVQTALSETQDPEDISVTVKAFMAADLPNELIELLEKIVLDNSAFSEHRNLQNLLILTAMRADRTRVMEYIQKLDNYDAPDIANIAITSELYEEAFAIFKKFDVNSSAINVLIENVNNLDRAYEFAEKCNQSDVWASLAKAQLQQNLVKEAVDSFIKADDPGAYMEVVNKCSQTEHWEDLVRYLQMARKKSRESYIETELVFALAKTGRLTELEEFIAGPNHAQIGQIGDRCFDNGMFDSAKILFNNVSNFAKLSVTLVRLGEYQGAVDAARKANSTKTWKQVCFSCVENGEFRLAQMCGLHIVVHADELEELINFYQDRGHFEELIALLEAALGLERAHMGMFTELAILYSKYKPEKMREHLELFWSRVNIPKVLRAAEQAHLWSELVFLYDKYEEYDNAALTMMQHPTESWREQHFKEVIAKVANVELYYKAMQFYLDYKPLLLNDLLTVLSPRLDHSRTVLFFNKLKQIPLVKPYLRQVQNLNNKAINEALNQLLIDEEDHAGLRSSIEAQDNFDNITLAQQLEKHPLVEFRRISAYLFKGNNRWKQSIELCKKDKLYKDAMEYAAESRNGELAEELLSFFLDEKLYDCFAASLYHCYDLLHPDVIMELAWKHKIMDYAMPYMIQVMRDYQTRLEKLERSEHERKEEKAEQQQNNGMTMEPQLMLTYGAPAPQMTYPGTTGGYGGQPAYGQPGQPGYNAPGFM